The following are encoded together in the Conger conger chromosome 11, fConCon1.1, whole genome shotgun sequence genome:
- the mrpl41 gene encoding large ribosomal subunit protein mL41, with protein MGLLSALTGGLVRGGRRMAVTSTKRGPKMMNKGGPAKPTGVLISSRKFLKVKEMVPEFVVPSLEGFKLKPYVSYRTPEGTEPVLTPEALFSQAVAPQIKKDFEEGTFSPDQLEKYGFEPTQDGKLFKLYPKNFVR; from the coding sequence ATGGGGCTGCTGTCGGCGCTGACGGGAGGACTGGTGCGGGGGGGGCGACGCATGGCGGTGACCTCCACCAAACGCGGCCCCAAGATGATGAACAAGGGCGGGCCTGCAAAGCCAACCGGCGTGCTCATCTCCAGCAGAAAGTTTCTGAAGGTAAAGGAGATGGTCCCGGAATTTGTGGTTCCTTCCCTGGAGGGCTTCAAGCTGAAGCCGTACGTGTCCTACCGCACCCCCGAAGGGACGGAACCGGTCCTCACCCCAGAGGCACTTTTCTCCCAGGCTGTGGCCCCGCAGATCAAGAAGGACTTCGAGGAGGGGACATTCAGCCCAGACCAGCTGGAGAAATACGGATTTGAACCCACACAGGATGGAAAGCTCTTCAAGCTTTACCCTAAGAACTTTGTCCGGTAG
- the dph7 gene encoding diphthine methyltransferase — MAWSRTRSLQVFDTELSADAVEWCPLPQWDNVLVCGTYQLLKPPDEAGVGSATPSRVGRVYLFKFRQEGPLCPPLTEVQRIDTPAILDMKWCHIPVSERPLLGMATATGELQLYRLVDTQEGSCGLKVLSSLELGPDKLALSLDWSTGRGDSSGMRVVSSDSAGCVNVLSVEEAGLTLLSQWKAHDFEAWISAFSYWDTQLLYSGGDDCKLKGWDLRIGPSTPTFTSKRHSMGVCSIHSNPHREHILATGSYDEQVLLWDGRSLRQPLSESPLGGGVWRLKWHPAHEHLLLAACMHNDFHILNCQQALDGAGGACPVVASYILHNSLAYGADWSRLALGGPPPSSPRERAKEAGARTESGGHLRIQYESPTASFDTSLEDEEGRYIPENSAPSAAPLPPPAEDAPSLSCLLATCSFYDHMLHVWRWDWNPEEAGGVGAGAQEPAGTIVNKAEQEVKPTTHLTQ, encoded by the exons ATGGCGTGGTCGCGTACTCGCAGTTTACAAGTGTTCGACACAGAGCTGAGTGCTGACGCTGTGGAGTGGTGCCCGCTACCGCAGTGGGACAATGTGCTGGTATGTGGAACATACCAGTTACTCAAGCCGCCAGATGAG GCAGGTGTTGGGTCTGCCACCCCCAGTCGTGTTGGACGTGTTTACCTATTCAAGTTTCGCCAGGAAGGCCCTCTTTGCCCACCTCTCACAGAGGTTCAGAGAATCGACACTCCAGCTATACTGGATATGAAGTG GTGTCACATACCTGTGTCAGAGCGCCCCCTCCTGGGCATGGCCACTGCCACTGGGGAACTGCAGCTGTACAGATTGGTTGACACTCAG GAAGGCAGCTGTGGCCTGAAGGTCTTGTCAAGCCTGGAGCTTGGCCCTGATAAGCTGGCCTTGTCTTTGGACTGGTCCACAGGCAGAGGAGACAG CAGTGGGATGCGTGTGGTGTCCAGTGACTCAGCGggctgtgtaaatgtgctttctGTGGAAGAGGCTGGTCTCACCCTGCTCTCTCAGTGGAAAGCTCACGATTTTGAGGCCTGGATCTCCGCGTTCAGCTACTGGGACACTCAGCTGCTGTATTCCG GTGGCGATGACTGCAAGCTGAAGGGCTGGGATCTTCGGATCGGGCCTTCCACCCCCACCTTCACCAGCAAAAG GCACTCCATGGGCGTGTGCAGCATTCACAGCAACCCGCACCGGGAGCATATCCTAGCAACAGGGAG CTACGACGAGCAGGTGCTGCTTTGGGACGGGAGGAGTCTGCGGCAGCCCCTGAGCGAGAGCCCGCTGGGAGGCGGAGTGTGGCGGCTCAAGTGGCACCCCGCTCATGAGCACCTCCTGCTGGCCGCCTGCATGCACAACGACTTCCACATCCTTAACTGCCAGCAAGCCCTGG ATGGTGCCGGAGGGGCTTGTCCAGTCGTGGCCTCCTACATCCTGCACAACTCTCTGGCCTACGGGGCCGACTGGTCACGTCTGGCCCTGGGGGGtcccccgccctcctccccccGGGAAAGGGCCAAGGAGGCAGGGGCCAGGACCGAGAGCGGGGGTCACCTGAGGATCCAGTATGAGTCTCCGACCGCCAGCTTCGACACGTCGTTGGAGGACGAGGAGGGCAGGTACATACCCGAGAACTCAGCCCCTTCAGCGGCCCCTCTCCCGCCCCCCGCCGAAGACgcaccctccctctcctgcctgCTGGCCACCTGCTCCTTCTACGACCACATGCTGCACGTGTGGCGCTGGGACTGGAACCCCGAGGAGGCCGGCGGGGTGGGGGCGGGCGCTCAGGAACCGGCGGGGACCATCGTCAACAAGgccgaacaggaagtgaaaccCACAACCCACCTCACCCAATGA
- the paxx gene encoding protein PAXX, which produces MDHGALQTKPAYCTLVNKSDNSKYVCYSHTKAGSFNIGLTNASEVWSKDFTEDMLAEHGKNVALKSAEDYISKIRSTCGNGSASVTVQEDGAVLQLGVSPGSVSVTLPRLSDLEGREELRDLLFRMADSLKLAETTGGPSSFSPGKSQFRRNAGFEPRSQQTGPTVVAKKRLPGDSLINPGSRKKKPATGVAFDDNNDL; this is translated from the exons ATGGATCATGGGGCACTTCAAACAAAACCGGCATACTGCACCTTGGTCAATAAAAGTGATAACTCCAAATATGTATGTTACTCACATACGAAGGCAGGGTCGTTCAATATCGG ATTGACTAATGCCTCAGAAGTCTGGAGTAAAGATTTCACAGAGGACATGCTGGCTGAACAC GGAAAGAATGTTGCCTTGAAATCCGCAGAAGATTACATCTCAAAAATCAG ATCAACGTGCGGGAACGGCAGTGCGTCTGTGACCGTGCAGGAGGATGGTGCTGTTCTCCAGCTGGGCGTTTCCCCGGGGTCAGTGAGTGTGACccttcccaggctgagtgacctcgaggggagggaggagctgAGGGACCTGCTCTTTAGGATGGCAGACAGTCTGAAGCTTGCCGAGACCACAG GCGGACCCTCATCGTTTAGTCCCGGGAAGAGCCAGTTCAGACGAAATGCAG GCTTTGAGCCAAGGAGTCAGCAGACCGGGCCAACCGTGGTTGCGAAGAAGAGACTACCGGGAGACTCCCTGATCAACCCAGGAAGTAGAAA AAAGAAGCCTGCAACGGGAGTGGCATTTGATGACAACAATGACCTATGA